From Orcinus orca chromosome 3, mOrcOrc1.1, whole genome shotgun sequence, a single genomic window includes:
- the LOC101286022 gene encoding ras-related protein R-Ras2-like gives MREQYMRTGEGFLLVFSVTDRGSSEEIYKFQRQILRVKDRDEFLMTLIGNKADLDHQRQVTQEEGQQLARQLKVTYVKASAKIRMNVDQAFHELVRVIRKFQGQECPPSPEPTRKENDKKGCHCVIF, from the coding sequence ATGAGAGAACAGTATATGAGAACTGGCGAGGGTTTCCTGTTGGTCTTTTCAGTCACAGATAGAGGCAGTTCTGAAGAAATCTATAAGTTTCAAAGACAGATTCTCAGAGTAAAGGATCGTGATGAGTTTCTAATGACTTTAATTGGTAATAAAGCAGATCTGGATCATCAGAGACAGGTAACGCAGGAAGAAGGACAGCAGTTAGCACGACAACTTAAGGTAACATATGTGAAGGCGTCAGCAAAGATTAGGATGAATGTAGATCAGGCTTTCCATGAGCTTGTCCGGGTTATAAGGAAATTTCAAGGGCAGGAATGTCCTCCTTCACCAGAACCAACGCGGAAAGAAAACGACAAGAAAGGCTGCCACTGTGTCATTTTCTAA